TGCTGCCCGCGTGTCGATCGTCACCGAGCCGGGCACAAATGGCACTGCACGTAAGGCACTTCAGCAGCTATTGCAATACGAATACATCAATCAAAGCAACAAAGCAGTGTCTCTTAAAACATTTTGAACATAAATTATATATTTCTATTATATACTGGGCAAGGAAAAAGTGCCTGCGTAAATGTCACTGAGAAATGGAAGAATATTCTATTCGACTATTAACACCATTTGTAATGCAGCGTCTGAAGCCTAAAAGCTGAAATTACTATCAGTGTAGAATTTTAATGATGCTGTAGTGCCTTCTTGTTTACGCAAATTTATTGTTCATTTTGTGAACGTTTTGTGGCTGCAATTACTTTTCTGGGCTTTCACCTGATAATGAACCAGTAAAATCTCTATGCAGGACGgagcaaaaatttttttaaactGTTTACTGATTTTATTTTTAAGGACCATCAACTCGGCATGAGCCCCGCAGGCCACCTCGGCAACAGCCACTGGAAGGTGCGGCCTGCAGCCCAGCCGATGAGTATGCGCAGCAGGGGCAGCTGGCCGAGGCTGCTAACGCGGAGGCCGCCAACTTCCT
The sequence above is a segment of the Dermacentor variabilis isolate Ectoservices chromosome 7, ASM5094787v1, whole genome shotgun sequence genome. Coding sequences within it:
- the LOC142589071 gene encoding uncharacterized protein LOC142589071, which produces MRRFASHIRRTDPVTKSVLPLFHSALPHQLLPACRSSPSRAQMALHDHQLGMSPAGHLGNSHWKVRPAAQPMSMRSRGSWPRLLTRRPPTSSPPAAAAAK